In the genome of Epinephelus fuscoguttatus linkage group LG4, E.fuscoguttatus.final_Chr_v1, the window GTAGCGATAtgtcaatcacaaggtagccacGTCCCAAAGCATACTGTACTTTATCATCTGTTTTActtcattttcaaaattaacATCATGCTGTGTTGAAGACGACTTGAAACTAGCAATTGAGAACATAAACTCATTAAGAAAATACATGAAGGAAGAAGTCGGGTCATTTTTTCATAGTCCTTTTTACAATCAGAATcctttttgcaaccagtggagtcgccccctgtTGGCCGTTAGAAAGAATGCACATTTATGGCACTTGAGCAtcagcttcacttttcagaccccgAGGCTGTTCACTTATTTTGGTCTACACTTTCATATGACTCTTGGgcctgtgcatgtgtgcttgCAGTCATACCTCTCGTAATGATGTTGTCTCTCTGATAAAAAACATGTTGATGATCCCAAGGTACTTTATGATGCGTGTCCCAGGGAGGAAGGAGAGCGGCGTCATCTTCACCACGGTGACCGAACTGCCCCCTAACGAGCGGTTGGAGCGCAGCGAGCGGGATCGTCCCTCAGGCACGGGACTTGATCGCTCCAAAGATGAGACTGCAGGTTGAGAGAGAGCAGGCAGAATTCCAAAAGAAGGAgatgtgaaaagaaaacaagaggaggggaggaggaaaaaaaagagcaaagggAATGGAGATACcagaaaacactcaaaataatggaaaaataaaagcagatatGAACTTTAAAGCAGAAAGAAATGTGGAATGTGAAATGTACGtgcaaaaaaatgcagtcctGTTAGCGTTTTTCACAGCAGGGGTGACgtgtgtatttgtctgtgaGTATGtcagttgtctgtgtgtgttagagacATGTGGGACTTGACATGCAGTGGTGTGGATGTGTGGTGCCAAGACAATCACTTGGAAAGCGTGTGCTGCCATGCAGTTGAAGCAAACAGACAAGACAGTTAAACAGtgtctgcagacagacagacagacctggGCACAGCTGTGTATGTTTTACAAGTGTGAATACAGCATTTGCAGTACAGTGACGTACATGAGAGAATATTTATCTGTTTGCATTTGTGAAAGAGGCTTGAGAAATGGAGACGGACAGAGAGACAGCtatgagctgagctgagctgggCACATGTACACGAGCCAGAGTGTGAAAGATGCTCCATCGTCTTACTGCAAAATTTTACCTGACGTGGCTTACATCCatcaaaccaggaaccttcAGAGCCACACATTAGATTGCAGTTTACTTACTGTGCACAGGACTGAAAATCATACCAGATCTTGCAGAAAAGCACCCTCACCCACTCCCCCCCACCTTGTTCTCACATTGTATGTGCTCAAATTTGTATGCGTACAGCACATCCGCAAATCATGTCATGTCTTCTCGGCTTAAGTACATTCACTAATGCAAAGGCAGagaaaaatcaaaagaaattCTTCTAGTAATTGTCATCAAAGTGTGGCAACACTTCAAAGCCTTACAGATGTAGACAAGTACAAGCACGCTGATGCAAAAAAATGTGACTTTCTATTAATTTCTCAGCATGGTTGCCGGGGCTACAGGCATTTCAAAGCCAAGCTTCTGATTGTGGATCCCTCTGAGGGGCGGTGCTTCAACGTTCACACTCTAGCTGAAAAAGCTGGTGCTTGATTTACGATGCTCCGCCCCCCAGCGGCATGCatggaggggtgtgtgtgtgtatgcgagCACGTACGTgtatgcgtgtgtttgtgtgtgattgctTGTGAAACTGTGTTCTGTATTTGTGAGTATGATCACCGGGGTGTGCTAGAGACTGTGTCCTCCTACTTGTCTTAACTGATCCTCGTCTTATGGTGTGAGCTTTCAGCCTAAGCAGCTCTAGCCAGGTGCTGCATCTGTCTGCAAAGGAACCGTAATCAACGGAGGCAGCtggagagaacacacacacacacacacacacacacacacacacacacacgcagcccACACCCAAACATACACAAACGCAACAACAACGtcaacaagagaaaaaaaagacacaaaaaacgaaaagaaaagaacaaaagtgGATGAGGTTCGGGAGTGGTGCAGGATAACTGTCCGAGACAAAAGGATGAAAAGTCAAAACAGGGCAGTATAGTTGTTTTGGTAGCAGGGAGAGATGGTCGAGGGGAAGGGGGCTCACCTCTGGATGACACGTTGGTACTCTCTGGgacacctgtcacacacacacacacacacacacacacacacacacacacacacacacacacacacatcaaagtctACCTTTGTACTAGGCAGGGAGCGAAAAGAGCTCAGGATCAATCCCTTGCCCTTGCCACAAGGCTTACACAGCATGTGTTACTTAGCTTTCACCTCCCAATCTGTAACGCTCCATCTATAGTCAGTGCTTGCTATAGATGGAGCTAGCTGCTTGCTTTTGTCACTGTTTATTTCATGTGAACAAAAAGTAAGCCATGCTGCTTTAGGAGCATGGCGCCTCATCTAGCCAACGTCACACGGTCATCTAAGTCCACATCAAAACAGAACACACGGGGCTATGACACGTCAGCGTTTATTTACCTGGTGAACGAACCATAACCAGCTGATTTTGGCAGAGTTTTGCAGCTGGGGTGAGTAAAGAGACTGTACCTAAAGTTGTTAGTGGAGGAGATGGGCAATGTCTGTTAGTGAAGCAGGGCTGAGGAGGAGGTCGGGgaggaataaaaaataaaaaacattttttaaaggctACCTGAGATTTTGGATGATGGCTGAATGTTGGTGGATGATGGGTCTGCACATAACTCCAAGGGAAACTGCAGCTGTTCTTCAGTCTCAATAACTCCTGAAAAGAAGCAGGTAGAATCACTCAGGTGCTTTAGCACTCAGGCGCTTTAACAGAAATGATGCTTCTTAAATCTGCTACACTGTTTAGAGTATCGTGGTCTTAAAAGGAGAGTTCTGTTTTCCTGCTTCACTGAGACAAACTCTTAAAAGCctttttatgtttctgcaagCAGTTTCGTGGTTTGTTAAATATTCATATTAGCCTTATCTCGGCTCCGAAGCTGCATGACTGTGAGATCAAGTAGCAGCTCCACTCAGAGATACAGCTTTTAAATTGTCTAAAGATACAGTAGAAGACATCAATAATTGGACAAGCAACAAAGAGGACACATTAAACCCAACTTCTAATTTACCTCCTGTTCACAAGCACCTACACTGGATGAATATAAATGTAGTTTTATACTATGgtgcaataaaaatgtattaaaacctCAGTGCTATCAAAGATGTGACTCCCTACGTTTGAGCAGAGCTACAACTGAAGACACAAATCCAGAAACTGAGCAAAGCTATGATGAAGAAATGAATGACTGCCCGCCTTTGGGGAAgcagaaaacattaaaaacttcCAACAGGATCATAAATAATCTCTTGAACCTAACAGACCTCTGGTGGCGGGCTTGTCTGGCTTTTCCTGAGTCTGGTCTTTGTCAAACGTCATAGCAACCgctgtcactgtgacctgggaggcagacagacaaaggtAAAGTAACAGATACAAGAAGCACTTTAATCTGATTGATcagttctgatttttttttgcagttttacaAATCAGAGGGGGCCTGAAACCACTTACCTGTATGAGTTCTTCTTCTGGCACTGCTACAGTAAAGTTGAGGTGACACAAACAGCAGGGGATCATGCAGCGCAACTTGAAGTAAAAACTCTGAAACGATCACATCAAATTGTCTTGTCACTCAAGTACTGTTATAAACAGTGTGTAACATGCATATTAGAAGTGataaacatggcaccacacacGGTGTGGCTGATCAATAATGGTTTTCTTACCTTTAGCAGATTCTCACACAAGTCAGTGAAGATTTTGTTCAAGCCTTGGTTGGTGAGATTGGCATGACTCAACCTAAAGACCCTCACTGATGTAAACATCTGCAAGACAGTAACAAATACACATAGTATTGattaacaacaaagacaaagggGCTGAATCTAACTAAAATGGAAgtagtctctgtctgtctgtttttcttttttctcagcACCCGTTCATCTGATGAACTTAACCTAAAGGAATGCTGTGTTGAGTGCAAGCTCTTCAGAGCTACACAACATATTTATCAGTAGTGCGTAATGTACACACTGTATAGTGTATGGAGAGTGGACCAAGCTGTTAAATGGCCAAACAGCATGTTGGGTACAGCTCACTCCCCATCGCTTCTTACAGTACAACCCCAACTCCAGAAAAAGTTGggccactgtaaaatgtaaattaaaacagaatgcaatgattttcaattttttttttgacttatGTTCAATTGAATAGAGTACAAATATAAGATTTTCAAACTGATGAACTCATTCACATTCTGAATTGTATGCCTGCGAAATGTtacaaaaaagttgggacagagGCAACAAAAGAAAGCTGTGAAATGTAGAAAAAACACTTAACATTCCACAAGTAAACAGGTTAATTGGTTATTGGGCCCGAGCTCATCTAACATGGACTGACACACAGTGGAAAGTGTGCTGTTGTCTGACGACTCCACATTTCAAACTGTCTCTGGAAATCATGGATGTCCTGTCGTCCCGCCTAAAGAGAAAAGGGACCATCCAGATTTTTTTCCAGCTCAAaacagcatctgtgatggtatcgggctgtgttagtgcccatggaATGGCTAACTTGCATATCTGTAAAGACACAATGAAGACTGAATGGTACATACAAGATTTGGAGCACTATATGCTGCAAACGAGATGGCATCTTTTTCAGGGATgtccctgcttattccagcaaCACAATGCTAAATCACTTTCTGCACTCCTTTACAGCGTGGCTTCACAGTAAAAGAGCGTGGGTACTAGACTGGCCTctctgcagtccagacctgtctcgcACTGAAAACGTGTGGCCCGTTATGGTGCCCAAAATGCAGTAATGAAGACCCTGGACTGTTGAGCAACTGAAGTCATGTATCAAGCAAGGatgggaaagaatttcactttcaaaacttaatgaattagtgtcctcagttcccaacTCTTACTggatgttaaaaatataaagtttatGTGTTTGAGTACTAActcttgtctttggactgtgttcaattgaatataggtcaaaaaGAATTTGCATaccattgtattctgtttttatgttttacacagcgtcccaacttttttggaattggggttgtGCATTCAAAAACAGATAAAGGAGGAGAGACCAGCGATGTTACATCATAGCACActcaaacattttaaacatgcagTGATGTAACTTCTGGAGTGAATGCTTTTGTTCCTGGAAAAAGCCTGGTCCCAAATGGCTAGCTGTTAGCAGATGACGCATACAACAAGTTGCTAAGGGACACAACTATGTCATGGCAGGTGTACTGCTTGGGAACCAAGGAAGTGCAGTGCtgagtgtgaagttgtttggaTGAGAGGTTCTCGAGAAAGCTGCAGCAATACCAGAGGACAAGCAATCTCCCTTTCTGAACAAGAACTGCACTAGTTTCCTAAAGGACAGTAATTTGCTATGATATGTTCAAATTGTAGTTTTGCTGGAAATGTAGATGCATCTACTGattgaaaaaaagcaaatacGTGCATAAAAAGGCCTCTGAAATTGTGAAGATAACGGAAGCTTTGGTGTATTATGACGAGTTACCTGAACTCCTGAAGTCCAGTTGTAAATCCCAGGCATGACCTCAGTGTTGCAGCTGTAGAAGCCTAAAacattaaagtggaaacagcaaCATGGATGATGAAGCAGAGACATAATGACATTAGTTAGAGCCTCAGCCCAATCAGGAGATAACTGTTTGTGCTCAGGATGTGCAGTGCATGATGATACACTGTAATGACTGTGGAATTACTAGATAGAGGATACCTGTGGGGGTTGGAGCATCAGTAAGGAGGGAGTGGATGTCCTCCACAGCATCAGTGTCATCAATCTGTGGGAATGACTGCAAATGGTTACACTTATCCATAGACATAGTTATCTAtatttgcacatacatgtatttttaataggTACACACCTCCAGGACAAAGGCATCCTTCTTGCCGTGGGAGAGATCCAGTTCTGACAGTTCGTCTGAGCTCTCTGAGTGCGAGCGGAAAAGTCTGGATCGTTGCCTCGGCTCAGGAATCGGGGAACCCACCACTTCTTCTGTCAGCTCCTGTAAGCAAGAGGGACACAAAACCTGAGCAAACGGGAAGGGAAAGTAAACACCAGAGCACCACAGCAGCCCACATCTGCATTGCACATCTGCCCAAACTGTAAAGCTAGTAGAAGTCTATGTTAATGACACACAACATGCTCACACTCACTCAAGTACCCAATGAGCTGTACCattgcacacacgcacgcacacacacacacacacacatggctggTGTTAATTTAAATATGGATCTGGAAGAGTAAGAAGtggcgcgcgcgcacacacacacacacacacaccatgaaaACATACACAGGTGAGAGTGTGAATGGGCAGGGTAGATGGCCGTAATACAAGTAGATTAACACAGATTCGAGTCTGCAGTGGGTTGCCCTCGAGTTGAATCTGGAGTGGGTTACACGTCTACCTGCTCGCAAACGTCCCCAGTTAAGAGCAGTTGCATAGTTAAAGTAAAAGTGGTGTAGTATTGTGATTAATAGTGAAATATTTGTCATGCTTTGCTGTGTCTCACAGCTGAAAGTTGCCGTGCTCAGTACCATGTTTATGCCGCAGAACACGTCAGGGTCCAGGGCAAATAATTTCTTTAATGACCAGAGAGAGACAAGAGGGGTAAGTTTATCATGATTCACGAAGAACAGACTATATAAGATGCATGATTACGTACATGATTTTAACAcaagaaacaagaaaaagaatTATACTCACAATAATGGAAAAAGATCAGCACgacatgtatatgtttgtgtacaaaaatcatTATGCTTACTATGTAAACTAAAACCTTATTAACTTGATATAACACCCTATGTGACAGGCACAAATCTTAAGTATTTaatagggctgcacaatatatgGTTCAACCATAAACACATTGTGAAAGACTGCCATATTGTATTCATGGGTTTTTTGAGTTAGTTAAAAGAGAAAATCAGCAAAAACTGCACTTAAATTTGTTTAATACAAAAAATGACGGAATTAGGGGCGTGCCTTATCATCTCGTTCACGATAATACTGgtgtaattttaaatatatgaaaaattcacatCCTGATACTCGcaatatttcgacttgttgacatattgacgtcatgctgttacccatggcaacaacaagcatagCTAGAGGGCGAAATTATTACTgactctgcggtggttccaaaaagaggagcagcttcagtagtgtggaataaactgtggtatcccgaatgttttatgaacagccacagacttctcagactcttttttcgtgagttaccgctcagagggaactccttcagcggctcctctggcagcagcacatcatctctccctctcctttatCGCCATGCGCACACAGGAGTTGCTGTTGTCGAGtgagtttgtcataaacctttggtaatgtaaactaCCGTGACGCTCGTGGCTCAACAGAAAAAACTACAgatatgtgaatgtgcaatagtCATCGTAGCatgacagcctgtcacaggttacaacgtgatgattagaggagaaatgggagagcataaaggtccaggtgggaaaaaaacaaacaaacaaaaaaaaaaacttaatcaTTCAGGATTTTGCTGAAAGAGATGGAAATCGCCTGTTGATTTATAAATATAGATCCCATGgtactttttttgtatttgggagctgtttaaatgtgtaattcgtggaggagtttattttgttgtactaCTAATATTGCAGACAGAATCCGAATCtgtcatatcgtcaagaatatAATTTTTgcaaaataccctgaaatactgtgatatgattttagggccatattgcccaccccCATCGGAAATAATATTTTCTAATTCAACAAGCAGTTTGTTGTATTTAAGGAGTATAccaaaagcagcagaaaggcaGAACTGAGTAAACTTTACTACCTGTAAATTAATGCAACTATTACTGTCatcatattgtgcagccctagtttTTAATGGCCATAAACTGTAGATATTATTCCGATATCTGACTTGAAAGCCCTATGACGCAGGTAAATCAATGATATTCCATGATTTATAAGGGTAAATGCAAAATTCCAAAACATCTgaaccatatttaaaacatTCTGGTTGAAACATTTGTTCCAAAAGCTTTCTATTTACATTATCTATATTTTGGGATAACACCCACATGACACTCTGGCTCCTGTTGTGTAGAACACTACTAAGCAGTGAAACTCTGACATACTAGGGGAGAATTTGTAGACCTAAACACAAAGCTTATCTACCATAGATTAATTTACTGTCCATGCATGCGTTGTGTGTCTCACCGGAGGGTTTATTTGGTAGAGCTCTTTGTTCCTGGCTATGGTGTCGTTGATCCTTTTCTGGATAGTAAGGATGTGGTGCTCATTGCTCAGGTCACCAGGAGTCTTCCCCGCAATCTGGATGCCACCTGGTGCCGGCAGGGCTGTCAGGTACACTCCTGTAGcagactgaacacacacacacattttaaggACAGTGTTGCAGCAAACACATGTATGGCTGATGAAGTTGTTAACCTAAAATGTTGACGTACAGCCAGACCCAAGAGCATGTTCTCTCCGATACTGATCTGTATGTGTAGGCCAAACAGAGCATTCATGCTCCGCAGCTTCAGCTTGTTCATCAGCTGCGTGTGCAGCTCGTACTCCATGAAAGGCAGCAGGTTGGAGATGGCCGTCGCGTTCACTTCACCCTGGGCCTTCTTTTTCAGACGACACAGTCTAGAAGACAATTAACACTGGCGTTAACTCACTTTGATCAATGTCTTTGATGTGGGGCTCTATTCTGGGATGTGTGTTGTTGCGCCTACAAGGGAAATATTTTCAGACAATACAGATGTGATTGCTGAATCAAAGTGATTTTCCCCcggctttttaaaaaattctccCTTATGTACTACATTCACTGCACTAAAACTTACCTATATTGGTGTATAAATTGTGTTACAGTTGCTTGAAATATTGTTGCTGGTATTGATCTTAGTGCTGAATTTCTTTATAGTCTGACACCGTGTGTTTCTTCTCAGTGTTGGCTGGTTAACTGCGAGGTGTTTTACCTGGCTTGGATAAGGCAGCCCTTCCCAGTGACTGCTGCTTCTGATGGCAGGTCAATTGTTGTGAACAGCACATCAGGAACcttgaaaaaaacataacaatcACCATGACTTTcttacactgaacaaacacaTGTTTAACTTGTAGGAGACTTTGATTGATGTAAACAAGAAAGCATATTTGAGACCTTCTGACGCCTGCAGAGGTAACAGTAGGTGAGCTGCGCGGGAAAGGGCATGTTGATCTCATCATATGGGATGTGGCAGAACCCACAGCTTGGAGGAGACGGCTCATCAAACCTGGCGAACAACACACACCATCTGGTATCAGCCTCCATAGCTCAACCCAAGCTGTGCTGACATAAActgtacacatacacaaacagggATCAGAATCAGTTTGCTCGGTCTCCGAATCATCACAAACCTGTGGTCAGTGAGTCCGATGTCTAGGCAGCCTTCACGCATATACCGAGGATTCAGGATGGCTGCTGTGCCTGATGCTGACAGGATACACACCTCCTCACTGTGTTGAGGGGAgatggagacaaagaaaagaaaagaggaggatGAGAACAGGAAATTAAATTGTATGTGTTTAAGACAACTAGTTGATAACATAAACATCAACAGTAGACGTATcaggcaaaaaataaaatgaaagggtaatattttttcatatacACTACATACCAGATGCTAGTGCTCTCACTGTACCCCACAACAGCATGGCAACCGAGAGCTTTGGCATGAGATTTGATCTCCTGGCGAATCTCCTCCCACCAGGCGTCGCGAGTCTCTGGCTCAtctgcaaaacacaaaattcTGAATCAGACGGCTTTCACAAAAaattgtgattggctgaattttCTACCAAAAAACTGAAGTCTAGCTAATGATGAGTTAACACTAAACCTAAGTACCTGTTGTCAGTGTagcatgattttaaaaaagcctAACAAGCACAAACACTAACAAATAATCTGACAACTCTGTATCTAATCTGGTATCTAATCTGATTGCTTTGATTTAccagaaaataaacagacatCAAACAGTACACTTTGTATTTTCTGATGAATACATGAATTAAATGGTGTATCAAAGCAAGCCAAAACCAACTATCAGTTTGTGACAATGAGAATGGTGACATGAGAGtttgaggatgatgatgaaggcaAAGTCAGTGGTTAGGTTACTCATGTGTGTTTTCACTGGCTTTCCTTATATGCACAGTATCTAAAAACGGattgtctctctcttttctctacGTCTCCTTTCAGTCAGTTGCACTAACAGAAAGGACACAGGTGAGAGATACAGTCACCAGCCAACTGTGGTGGTCTGACAATAGAAAGAAAATCTTACTGGCTAGTAAAAATGGAATTACATCAAAGACTCTGTGGCTGATGTGCTTAAAGTGGTTCCTGGTTCCTACGCTGGTTACAAAGGATTTAAATTTAAAGGGATTGAGCCTTCATCATACTAAGGCTAAACCATGGGTGTGTTTCAATAGTCTCATGAGGCTTTGCTCCAATACCACCTCTGCTTTATAAACATTGTTCACAAGAGCCTAATCGTTGCCAGGTGTGAGTTTAATCTCACTCATTTGTGGATCACCGAACAAATAACACATGAGGGAAGCTACATTAGAGTATTGAGCCGCACCCCATGACTCCCTGAAAGGGCCACATGCTGACGGAGCGCCTCccaaaaaagagagaaacttcTGGGTGAGACGGGGGGACAAATGAATGAGGGGAAAAATAAAGGGAGATCAACTGAAGAAATAAAGAATAATGACTGATGGCCAGGCATCAGGCCCACAAGGTGGATTCCTTTGAACCAGAAGCAGCATGTAACACAGGCACAGGCTCACCAACGTGCACGCTCATGACCATGTGCACGCTCATGGGCAGAGAAGGGCCATATTCATTCACCAGAGTCCATCAAATCTACTCTAGTTTTTTAAAGTTAGAGAATACTGAGTGATATCATACTTCCTCCATTCCCCAAGCTCCTATCTTTCCCTCCATCCCCCTCATACATCCCAAATCCACTTTTTAATTTTCCTCAACTGCCACCCGTCAAATCAGTCTGCCttccatgcatccatccatccctccttctctcgctctctctctcgttCTCTCAGTATGAATACGGCCCAGTGAGTTAGGGATGCACATGCCCGGTCAGTGGCTCTTAGTCACAGAGTAAACCTCCTAAACCTCCTCTGGTCTAGACAGGTTTGACCACAATGCTGATTCAGGAAGCGTTAGAACAGCGCTGGGACAACGTTAGGGAAGAGCTGCAGCTCTTCTGTGCAGCAAGATGAGCTGGGTGGGGGGGGGAGGCCAGGCCAGGCTGgatggggtggggtggggacACAGCGCATGCTCAACTCAGctcagcacacactcacacagattaGAGAGAGGAGAATGGCAGCTCACTGAATTCATCAAATTTTCAGCGATATACTATCCAGCTAATGTTGAATTTGTTTGTGGATATTTAGGCTTGGTGGTCCATGTTGGTTAAATGTCAGTGTTGAGTGCATGCTAAGCTAAGAGGGCACAATCTTCACTTCACTGAGCTGCCATCGCTCCTGTGGGTGAGAGCAGTAAAAGGGGGGAAATACCTGCAGTGACACTATTCCAGTCTAGCAGTTTGTATGAGCGCGTGTTACCCAAGGCTGGGCCAGAACACACCGTTAGtacagaaaagagagaaaaagaaaagaagagacagTCTAACAAACAAGCACAGCACAACGGCAGCACTCCACAGTCACTATGCAAAGACAGACAGCACTTCACAGTCACTATGCAAAGACAAACTATGTTCAGGCCTACTAACACAATCTCGAAAGGAGAAGACTGAcgaggaaaagaggagaaaagagatgAGTAAACGCTACAGGTCTAgccaaatattttaaaaaggttAAAGGAGAAGCTACGTAATACAAAAAGGAGCATGCAGTAGCAGTCTGATTCTTGTATACTTTCCGAATTTAAAAAgatgccctgtggagttttcttgtaaacagaCACTCCTCTTTCTGTTAAACCCATATGGAGAAGCAGCATTGaggatgtactgtatgtaatgtattgcacatgccaccagaggtcagtctctgctGGTGGAAAAGGCTGAGCGGGCAAACATGGTGGCGGCCAATGGttgggataacgttacaggactcAAACAACCGGCTAGCACTGGCAGAGAGAGACCTAGAGAAACAGCATATACTCACATCAAAATTGGTGATATATAGAGGTGGGGGAAAATCGTTACAACATAGTATCGCAGTAGTTTTATGTGGCAATATCATATCAATGCATGGACAGCaggtatctttttttttgttgtataaaattaatatttcaattatatattaaacttttggtagcctaccAGAATGATAAAATTAATTGcttttttcagtccactagatacagtTTGCTGAAAGTGAGATGAAAAGACTGAAAtcttaaaacagatgttgacaaaattTTCCTTTGAGGACATAATTAGCAGtacaaaaaagtaataaatcgCAATACACAGCATATCGCAACACAGTTAAAAATCGCAGTAATATTGTAACAT includes:
- the c2cd5 gene encoding C2 domain-containing protein 5 isoform X6; amino-acid sequence: MPGKLKAKIVAGRHLPVMDRASDLTDAFVEVKFGNTTFKTDVCPKSLNPQWNSEWFKFEVDDEDLQDEPLQVTVLDHDTYSANDAIGKVYIDIDPLLCSEAASVISGWFPIYDTIHGIRGEINVLVKVELFNDLNRFRQSSCGVKFFCTTSIPRCYRAVMVHGFVEELVVNEDPEYQWIDRIRTPRASNEARQRLISLMSGELQRKIGLKVLEMGGNAVVGYLQCFDLEGESGLVVRAIGTACTLDKLSSGSAPGTNTHVHPNTAPASNACNSPSKDGKEPVFGEDLISSSGPPTPFRALPTTSSSPPPFSPSKPCSRQSSSSDTDLSLTPKTGMGSGGSAGKEAGPLKTLLRQQTQTALEQREFPFFTLTSFPPGFLVHVGGVVSARSVKLLDRIHNPDEPETRDAWWEEIRQEIKSHAKALGCHAVVGYSESTSICEEVCILSASGTAAILNPRYMREGCLDIGLTDHRFDEPSPPSCGFCHIPYDEINMPFPAQLTYCYLCRRQKVPDVLFTTIDLPSEAAVTGKGCLIQARLCRLKKKAQGEVNATAISNLLPFMEYELHTQLMNKLKLRSMNALFGLHIQISIGENMLLGLASATGVYLTALPAPGGIQIAGKTPGDLSNEHHILTIQKRINDTIARNKELYQINPPELTEEVVGSPIPEPRQRSRLFRSHSESSDELSELDLSHGKKDAFVLEIDDTDAVEDIHSLLTDAPTPTGFYSCNTEVMPGIYNWTSGVQMFTSVRVFRLSHANLTNQGLNKIFTDLCENLLKSFYFKLRCMIPCCLCHLNFTVAVPEEELIQVTVTAVAMTFDKDQTQEKPDKPATRGVIETEEQLQFPLELCADPSSTNIQPSSKISGVPESTNVSSRAASVDYGSFADRCSTWLELLRLKAHTIRRGSVKTSRRTQSLAHPVSSLERSSPVPEGRSRSLRSNRSLGGSSVTVVKMTPLSFLPGTRIIKYLGIINMFFIRETTSLREEGGVSGFLHSFIAEVFAMVRAHVAALGGNAVVSYSMKECVLMENPNKNQAQCLINVSGDAVICVRETDPELTSSATTIGQTCTSATDGAT
- the c2cd5 gene encoding C2 domain-containing protein 5 isoform X1, producing the protein MPGKLKAKIVAGRHLPVMDRASDLTDAFVEVKFGNTTFKTDVCPKSLNPQWNSEWFKFEVDDEDLQDEPLQVTVLDHDTYSANDAIGKVYIDIDPLLCSEAASVISGWFPIYDTIHGIRGEINVLVKVELFNDLNRFRQSSCGVKFFCTTSIPRCYRAVMVHGFVEELVVNEDPEYQWIDRIRTPRASNEARQRLISLMSGELQRKIGLKVLEMGGNAVVGYLQCFDLEGESGLVVRAIGTACTLDKLSSGSAPGTNTHVHPNTAPASNACNSPSKDGKESPLAHGCRSTHNSPVHSACSSQRLSQNFSVSVPTLIFTVEQVRRRPGIFLCPSSPTLSADNLSLPGTDSAGCVHGSAPRATTLPPPFTNHSDSALLRKSVSFTEDLLLAASSGMGSGGSAGKEAGPLKTLLRQQTQTALEQREFPFFTLTSFPPGFLVHVGGVVSARSVKLLDRIHNPDEPETRDAWWEEIRQEIKSHAKALGCHAVVGYSESTSICEEVCILSASGTAAILNPRYMREGCLDIGLTDHRFDEPSPPSCGFCHIPYDEINMPFPAQLTYCYLCRRQKVPDVLFTTIDLPSEAAVTGKGCLIQARLCRLKKKAQGEVNATAISNLLPFMEYELHTQLMNKLKLRSMNALFGLHIQISIGENMLLGLASATGVYLTALPAPGGIQIAGKTPGDLSNEHHILTIQKRINDTIARNKELYQINPPKLFALDPDVFCGINMELTEEVVGSPIPEPRQRSRLFRSHSESSDELSELDLSHGKKDAFVLEIDDTDAVEDIHSLLTDAPTPTGFYSCNTEVMPGIYNWTSGVQMFTSVRVFRLSHANLTNQGLNKIFTDLCENLLKSFYFKLRCMIPCCLCHLNFTVAVPEEELIQVTVTAVAMTFDKDQTQEKPDKPATRGVIETEEQLQFPLELCADPSSTNIQPSSKISGVPESTNVSSRAASVDYGSFADRCSTWLELLRLKAHTIRRGSVKTISSLERSSPVPEGRSRSLRSNRSLGGSSVTVVKMTPLSFLPGTRIIKYLGIINMFFIRETTSLREEGGVSGFLHSFIAEVFAMVRAHVAALGGNAVVSYSMKECVLMENPNKNQAQCLINVSGDAVICVRETDPELTSSATTIGQTCTSATDGAT